In Erwinia sp. SLM-02, one genomic interval encodes:
- a CDS encoding fimbrial biogenesis chaperone, whose translation MKQLFVALLMLGACSSYAGVQVDATRVIYKGTDKSASLPIRNDAAEAYMVQTWLDTGDKNQVPKTLPIVVVPPILKMDAGKTAILRFIYSGTGLPQNKETLLWINVQEIPPSPKVENVLQIAVRTRIKLFYRPELLQTSLEDQVKKLRWQRNGSGLEVVNEGPLHITFGALRMKNREGRSVSVEANMVNPGDRLSFRLPADVSVGKTISFSYINDFGGKTEVKDAPVQ comes from the coding sequence ATGAAACAGCTCTTTGTTGCTCTGCTGATGCTGGGTGCCTGCAGCAGCTACGCGGGTGTTCAGGTGGATGCGACTCGCGTTATCTACAAAGGCACGGATAAATCCGCATCATTACCTATCCGAAACGATGCTGCTGAGGCCTATATGGTTCAGACCTGGCTGGATACGGGCGATAAAAATCAGGTGCCGAAGACTCTGCCAATTGTCGTTGTGCCGCCAATTTTAAAAATGGATGCCGGTAAAACGGCCATTTTGCGCTTTATTTATTCGGGGACGGGCTTGCCCCAGAATAAAGAAACGCTGCTGTGGATTAACGTCCAGGAAATCCCCCCCAGCCCCAAAGTGGAAAATGTGCTGCAGATTGCGGTACGTACCCGAATCAAACTTTTTTACCGCCCCGAGTTATTGCAAACCTCGCTTGAAGACCAGGTGAAAAAATTACGCTGGCAGCGGAACGGATCCGGTTTAGAGGTGGTAAACGAAGGCCCGTTACATATTACCTTTGGCGCACTGCGAATGAAAAATCGCGAAGGAAGGAGCGTCAGCGTTGAGGCAAATATGGTTAACCCCGGCGATCGGCTGTCGTTCAGATTACCGGCAGATGTCAGCGTGGGTAAAACCATTTCATTCAGTTATATCAATGACTTTGGCGGAAAAACGGAAGTCAAGGACGCTCCAGTACAATAA
- a CDS encoding fimbrial protein: MKKVLLPLVVLALSGATYNAVASNGTVKFTGEIKRSACDVTADTQNKEVYLGTYPTSAFKNIGDKSASKGFQVSLKDCDPGDYTMRFDGNTVPGHFELLSVSAEGNEGSSAATGLGIEITDNNGNVLPIADGTNISDSVAKVNVPVGQTTAIFNFQARYRSFGVVTPGLANATSSFTIEYK, encoded by the coding sequence ATGAAAAAAGTATTACTACCTTTGGTGGTCCTGGCATTGTCCGGAGCCACCTACAATGCCGTGGCATCGAACGGCACCGTTAAGTTCACCGGGGAAATTAAGCGTTCGGCCTGCGACGTAACGGCAGATACTCAAAACAAAGAAGTCTATTTAGGGACTTATCCAACGTCAGCATTTAAGAATATCGGTGATAAATCCGCCTCTAAAGGTTTCCAGGTTTCTTTGAAAGATTGCGACCCGGGCGATTACACCATGCGCTTCGACGGCAATACCGTTCCCGGGCACTTTGAACTGCTGTCCGTTAGCGCAGAAGGTAATGAAGGCAGCTCTGCCGCAACGGGTCTCGGTATTGAGATCACCGATAACAACGGCAATGTATTACCTATCGCAGACGGCACTAACATCAGTGACAGCGTGGCAAAGGTAAACGTTCCCGTCGGCCAGACAACGGCCATATTTAATTTTCAGGCGCGCTACCGTTCATTCGGTGTTGTGACGCCGGGCCTGGCCAACGCCACCAGTTCATTCACCATCGAATATAAATAA